Proteins from one Oscillatoria nigro-viridis PCC 7112 genomic window:
- a CDS encoding KTSC domain-containing protein, with product MKLQPVESSMIKAVGYDETTSTLEVVFNSGKTYLYSEVPNNVYLELMDSDSKGSYMRDCVIDCYPYQQVKKRRR from the coding sequence ATGAAACTACAACCAGTCGAATCCAGCATGATAAAAGCTGTGGGTTATGACGAAACCACTTCTACTCTGGAGGTTGTTTTCAATAGTGGCAAAACCTATCTATATTCTGAAGTGCCGAATAATGTCTATTTAGAACTGATGGACTCTGATTCCAAAGGGAGTTACATGAGAGATTGTGTTATTGACTGCTATCCGTACCAACAGGTGAAGAAACGGCGGCGGTAA
- a CDS encoding NAD-dependent epimerase/dehydratase family protein has product MKVLVIGGDGYCGWATALYLSNKGYEVGILDSFVRRHWDLELCSDTLTPIAPIQQRLQRWQDLTGKSIDLFVGDITNYDFLSKSMRKFAPEAIVHFGEQRSAPFSMIDREHAVLTQVNNVVGTLNLLYAIREDFPDCHLVKLGTMGEYGTPNIDIEEGYITIEHNGRKDTLPYPKQPGSFYHLSKVHDSHNIHFACKIWGLRATDLNQGVVYGVLTDETGMDELLINRLDYDGVFGTALNRFCIQAAIGHPLTVYGTGGQTRSFLDIRDTVRCVELAIANPAEAGQFRVFNQFTEQFSVGDLASLVQKAGMAMGLKVEINNIENPRVEKEEHYFNAKNTNLLDLGLQPHYLSDSLLDSLLNFATKYQHRVDKNQILPKVSWK; this is encoded by the coding sequence ATGAAAGTCCTGGTTATTGGTGGCGATGGCTATTGCGGTTGGGCAACCGCACTCTACCTTTCTAACAAAGGTTACGAAGTTGGCATCCTCGACAGCTTCGTGCGGCGGCACTGGGATCTGGAACTGTGCAGCGACACCCTCACTCCCATCGCACCGATTCAGCAACGACTCCAGCGATGGCAAGATTTAACGGGCAAGTCGATCGACTTGTTCGTCGGTGACATCACCAACTACGATTTTCTCAGCAAAAGCATGAGAAAATTTGCACCAGAGGCGATCGTCCATTTCGGCGAACAGCGTTCGGCACCTTTCTCGATGATCGATCGCGAACACGCAGTCCTCACCCAAGTCAATAACGTCGTCGGAACACTCAACCTGCTGTACGCCATCCGCGAAGACTTCCCCGACTGTCACCTAGTGAAATTGGGGACAATGGGCGAATACGGCACGCCGAATATTGACATTGAAGAAGGCTACATTACGATCGAACACAACGGCCGCAAGGATACACTACCCTATCCCAAACAACCAGGCAGTTTCTACCACCTGTCAAAAGTCCACGACTCCCACAACATCCATTTTGCTTGCAAAATCTGGGGTTTAAGAGCCACCGACTTAAATCAGGGCGTAGTCTACGGCGTGCTCACAGATGAAACCGGCATGGACGAACTGTTGATCAACCGTTTAGACTACGACGGAGTATTTGGGACGGCATTGAACAGATTTTGCATCCAAGCTGCGATCGGTCATCCTTTGACGGTTTACGGCACTGGCGGACAAACCCGCAGCTTCTTAGACATTCGGGATACCGTGCGGTGCGTGGAATTGGCGATCGCCAACCCCGCCGAAGCCGGACAATTCCGCGTCTTCAACCAATTCACCGAACAATTCAGCGTCGGCGACTTAGCCTCCTTGGTGCAAAAAGCAGGCATGGCAATGGGATTAAAAGTAGAAATCAACAACATCGAAAATCCCAGAGTCGAGAAAGAAGAGCATTATTTCAATGCCAAAAACACCAATTTGCTAGACCTCGGTTTGCAGCCGCACTATCTCTCAGATTCACTGCTCGATTCTCTGCTGAATTTTGCTACAAAATATCAGCACCGTGTCGATAAAAACCAGATTTTGCCGAAGGTTTCTTGGAAGTAA
- a CDS encoding trifunctional serine/threonine-protein kinase/ATP-binding protein/sensor histidine kinase, giving the protein MNAIANLPDYQITEQLYTGTRTLVYRGIRTSDQQPVAIKLLRNEYPNFNELVQFRNQYTIAKNLDFPSIIKPLTLEVNGNGYALVMEDFGGISLSDYLQIATDEKPQYQYLPLGEFLQISLKITETLHYLYQNRVIHKDIKPANILIDPATKEIKLIDFSIASLLPRETQEIQNTNHLEGTLAYLSPEQTGRMNRGIDYRTDFYSLGITFYELLTGTLPFRSEDAMELVHCHLAKQPIPIHQINSEIPLALSEIVSKSIAKNAENRYQSALGIKHDLEICLDRLQTTGTIEPFEIGKRDISDRFLIPEKLYGREAEVNQLLNSFDRVANGTTEIILVAGFSGIGKTAVVNEVHKPIVRQRGYFIKGKYDQFQRNIPFSAFVEAFRDLMGQLLSESEEQLQTWKTNILAALGDNGQVLIDVIPELENIIDRQPPSLELSGTAAQNRFNLLFQKFVKVFTSKEHPLVMFLDDWQWADSASLNLLSLLTQQDTGHLLILGAYRDNEVSPVHPFILTVEELLKTGATVNTITLPPLRESDINRLVADTLNCELSLAQPLTKLVYQKTKGNPFFATQFLKALHDDKLITFNWDIQHWQCDIAQIKALAITDDVVEFMALQLQKLPIPTQDVLKLAACIGAQFDLHNLAIVSQQSETETATVLWRALQGGVILPVSNVYKFYQVEGNNNLSPEDENANKQNARYRFLHDRVQQAAYSLIPSDQKQATHLKIGQLLQQNLSEIEKEDKLFDIVGHLNLGIRLITQAQEREALARLNLAAGQKARNSTAYSAARSFVQIGIELLTPDCWQTQYELTLNLYVAAAETAYLNADFDGMEEMADLVLRSATTILDKVKIFEIQINALTAQSQMLKAIAVGRNALTQLGVEFSSEPDEALTGKALQTLADRLQGKQIEELINLPVMSDPRTIAAMQLLAMLFSPIFAGNPALLPLHGSTMVSLSLQFGNAPASTIGYASYGMVLSVFLGEVEKGYCFGRVALSVLNQLNVREFKSITLLFFGCFLQHRQEALRAVIITAKEGYMSGIETGDFLNAGYNISVYFDDSFFAGVNFSDWEPEIENYCAVLAQVKQDSPLGYLKMKKQMAQSLIEVVNQPDLLIGTAYDETVMIPKHHQDHEFTALAFLYIYKLILGYLFGNYTNALEYIAQANLYLMAAAGVIHTPVFHFYAGLTYLAVFSTQSEIERSKTLHLVETHQTTLAQWARYAPMNHQHKVNLVEAEKCRLLGKNYEAGDLYDRAIAGAKENQYIQEEALANELAAKFYLEWGKEKFASGYMEEAYYCYTRWGAKAKVAYLEQHYPQLLEAILQPTKRAIISEGTISPTLMRSLTSTSNSNSQNLWLDFPAVMKAAQAISQEIELEKLLATLMQIAIAHAGAQTGLLAIDREAKWLVVAKATENQTEKRHIPLAECQELPQSLIYSVARSQTTAVFDNLSASTQFAGDRYIITQQPKSALCIPISKQGKSSAILYLENNLTVGAFTSDRIETLQILSAQAAISIENARLYEQVENYSQTLEAEVERKTEELSQKAFDLEHTLKNLQQTQAQLIQSEKMSALGQLVAGIAHEINNPVTFIHSNLPPTENYLKSLLNLLELYQQEYPKKSSAIKARIEEIELAFITEDLTKILQSMKVGSERIKQIILSLRNFSRLDEADMKSVDLHAGLESTLLILQNRFQESDNQPKVQLIKEYGNLPRVTCYASEMNQVFLSIISNALDALKQVSKTNKQPLIKIQTEVIEKEWVRIAIADNGSGIPTQIQKRIFEPFFTTKPVGSGTGLGLSVSYAIIKKHGGKLTCNSTVSSGTTFVIEIPIN; this is encoded by the coding sequence ATGAATGCGATCGCCAACTTACCAGATTATCAAATCACAGAGCAATTATACACAGGTACGCGCACCCTTGTCTATCGAGGCATCCGTACCAGCGACCAACAACCCGTCGCCATCAAATTACTGCGAAATGAATACCCCAACTTTAACGAACTCGTTCAATTCCGCAACCAATATACCATTGCCAAAAATCTCGACTTTCCTAGTATTATCAAACCCTTAACCCTAGAAGTTAATGGCAATGGCTATGCCTTAGTCATGGAAGACTTTGGTGGAATTTCCCTATCTGATTATCTCCAAATAGCCACGGATGAAAAGCCCCAATATCAATATTTACCTTTAGGTGAATTTCTCCAGATATCTCTTAAAATAACAGAAACTTTGCACTACTTATACCAAAATAGAGTCATACACAAAGACATAAAACCAGCTAATATTCTGATAGATCCTGCAACAAAAGAAATCAAATTAATTGATTTTAGCATCGCCTCTCTACTTCCGAGAGAAACCCAAGAAATTCAGAATACTAATCATTTAGAAGGTACATTAGCCTATCTTTCTCCCGAACAAACTGGTCGAATGAATCGCGGCATAGACTACCGCACTGACTTTTATTCTCTGGGAATCACATTTTATGAATTATTGACGGGAACATTGCCATTTAGATCGGAAGATGCAATGGAATTGGTACATTGTCACCTGGCGAAACAGCCAATACCCATCCATCAAATTAATTCAGAAATTCCCCTAGCTTTGTCAGAAATTGTCAGTAAGTCGATCGCAAAAAATGCCGAAAATCGTTATCAGAGTGCCTTGGGAATTAAGCACGATTTAGAAATCTGTCTAGATCGACTACAAACTACAGGCACAATAGAACCTTTTGAAATAGGAAAGCGAGATATCAGCGATCGCTTCCTAATTCCCGAAAAACTCTACGGAAGAGAAGCCGAAGTCAATCAACTATTAAATTCCTTCGATCGCGTCGCCAATGGCACAACAGAAATAATCCTAGTAGCGGGTTTTTCTGGGATTGGGAAAACCGCAGTAGTTAATGAAGTACATAAACCCATTGTTCGGCAACGCGGCTATTTTATTAAAGGGAAATATGACCAATTTCAACGGAATATTCCCTTTTCGGCTTTCGTGGAAGCTTTTCGCGATTTGATGGGGCAACTATTATCAGAATCAGAAGAACAATTGCAAACATGGAAAACTAATATTCTCGCAGCATTGGGAGACAATGGGCAAGTATTAATTGATGTAATTCCTGAGTTAGAAAACATCATCGATCGACAGCCACCATCCCTAGAATTATCAGGAACAGCAGCCCAAAATCGCTTTAATTTATTATTTCAAAAATTTGTCAAAGTCTTTACCAGTAAAGAACATCCCTTAGTGATGTTTTTAGATGACTGGCAATGGGCTGATTCTGCATCACTGAATTTGCTTTCATTATTGACCCAACAAGATACAGGACATCTATTGATATTAGGTGCTTATCGAGATAATGAAGTTTCCCCTGTCCATCCATTTATCTTAACCGTAGAGGAACTGCTCAAAACAGGGGCAACGGTAAATACGATTACATTACCGCCGTTAAGAGAATCAGATATTAATCGATTGGTAGCAGATACGCTAAATTGCGAACTATCTCTTGCCCAGCCTTTGACAAAATTAGTCTATCAAAAAACCAAGGGAAATCCTTTCTTTGCAACTCAGTTCCTCAAAGCTTTACACGATGACAAGTTAATTACCTTTAATTGGGATATCCAGCATTGGCAGTGCGATATTGCCCAAATCAAAGCCTTGGCAATTACTGATGATGTTGTTGAATTCATGGCGTTGCAATTGCAGAAATTACCAATTCCAACTCAGGATGTCTTAAAGTTGGCTGCTTGTATTGGAGCGCAGTTCGATTTGCATAATTTGGCAATAGTTTCACAACAATCGGAAACAGAGACGGCGACAGTTTTATGGAGAGCATTGCAGGGTGGAGTAATTTTACCTGTTAGCAATGTTTATAAGTTTTATCAGGTTGAAGGCAATAATAACTTAAGCCCCGAGGATGAAAATGCTAATAAACAAAATGCTAGATACAGATTTTTGCACGATCGCGTTCAACAAGCTGCCTATTCTCTGATTCCCTCAGACCAAAAACAGGCTACTCATCTCAAAATCGGTCAACTGCTCCAACAAAACTTATCAGAAATAGAAAAGGAGGACAAGCTATTTGATATTGTCGGGCATTTGAATTTAGGAATTCGGTTAATTACTCAAGCCCAAGAACGAGAAGCCTTAGCCAGACTTAACTTAGCAGCAGGACAGAAAGCCAGAAATTCTACAGCCTATTCAGCCGCCAGAAGTTTTGTGCAAATAGGGATTGAGTTGCTAACCCCAGACTGTTGGCAAACTCAGTATGAATTAACCCTCAATCTGTATGTAGCTGCGGCGGAAACTGCCTACTTGAATGCTGATTTTGATGGTATGGAAGAAATGGCCGATCTGGTTTTGCGATCTGCCACAACAATACTAGATAAAGTCAAAATATTTGAGATTCAAATCAACGCACTGACAGCCCAAAGTCAGATGTTAAAAGCGATCGCAGTAGGCAGAAATGCCCTAACACAATTAGGGGTTGAGTTCTCATCGGAACCTGACGAAGCCTTGACAGGCAAAGCACTACAAACCCTTGCCGATCGACTCCAGGGCAAACAGATTGAGGAACTGATTAACCTCCCTGTGATGAGCGATCCTCGGACAATTGCGGCTATGCAACTGTTAGCAATGTTGTTTTCGCCCATTTTTGCGGGAAATCCTGCCTTGCTGCCTCTGCACGGCTCTACAATGGTCAGTCTATCACTCCAATTTGGAAATGCACCCGCATCAACAATCGGGTATGCAAGTTATGGCATGGTGCTGTCTGTCTTTTTGGGAGAAGTAGAAAAAGGCTATTGCTTTGGTCGAGTGGCACTGAGCGTACTCAATCAGTTGAATGTCCGGGAATTTAAGTCCATAACTTTACTTTTCTTTGGCTGTTTTCTCCAGCACCGTCAAGAAGCACTAAGGGCAGTAATTATAACGGCAAAAGAGGGCTATATGAGTGGAATAGAAACTGGTGATTTCCTAAATGCTGGCTACAATATTAGTGTTTATTTTGACGATAGTTTCTTCGCTGGAGTGAATTTCTCTGATTGGGAACCAGAAATAGAAAATTACTGTGCTGTCTTGGCTCAAGTTAAGCAAGATTCTCCTCTGGGTTATCTGAAGATGAAAAAACAGATGGCGCAGAGTTTGATAGAAGTTGTCAATCAACCGGATTTATTAATCGGAACCGCCTACGATGAAACGGTGATGATTCCCAAGCACCATCAGGATCATGAGTTTACAGCTCTCGCTTTTCTCTATATATACAAATTGATTCTTGGCTATCTATTTGGCAACTACACCAATGCCCTAGAATACATAGCCCAAGCTAATCTTTATTTGATGGCAGCAGCCGGAGTAATTCATACTCCGGTTTTCCATTTTTATGCCGGGTTAACCTACTTGGCAGTATTTTCTACGCAGTCAGAAATTGAGCGCTCTAAGACTCTCCATTTGGTAGAAACCCATCAAACTACTCTGGCTCAGTGGGCGCGTTATGCTCCGATGAATCACCAACACAAAGTTAACTTAGTAGAGGCAGAAAAATGCCGACTTTTAGGCAAGAATTATGAAGCAGGAGATTTGTACGATCGCGCAATTGCCGGAGCCAAAGAAAACCAATATATCCAAGAAGAAGCGTTAGCTAATGAACTAGCAGCTAAATTTTATCTGGAGTGGGGCAAAGAAAAATTTGCTTCTGGATATATGGAGGAAGCATACTACTGTTACACCCGATGGGGTGCGAAGGCGAAAGTTGCTTATTTAGAACAGCACTATCCCCAACTACTAGAGGCTATTCTCCAACCGACTAAACGAGCTATCATATCTGAGGGAACAATCTCTCCCACGCTGATGAGAAGCTTAACTAGCACCAGTAACAGCAACAGCCAGAATTTATGGTTGGATTTTCCGGCGGTGATGAAAGCAGCACAAGCTATTTCACAGGAAATTGAATTAGAGAAACTATTAGCCACTTTGATGCAAATTGCGATCGCCCATGCCGGAGCGCAAACCGGACTTTTAGCGATCGATCGAGAGGCAAAATGGCTAGTAGTGGCGAAAGCGACTGAAAACCAGACAGAAAAGAGGCATATTCCTTTAGCTGAATGCCAAGAATTACCCCAAAGTTTGATTTATTCTGTAGCCAGAAGTCAAACAACGGCGGTTTTTGATAACTTGAGTGCTTCCACTCAATTTGCAGGCGATCGCTATATCATCACCCAGCAGCCTAAATCAGCTTTATGTATTCCGATTAGCAAGCAGGGAAAATCGAGCGCGATTTTGTATTTAGAAAATAATCTAACAGTGGGAGCGTTTACAAGCGATCGCATCGAAACCCTCCAAATTCTTAGCGCTCAAGCTGCTATATCTATTGAAAACGCCCGTTTGTACGAACAAGTAGAGAACTACTCTCAAACCTTGGAAGCGGAAGTAGAGCGAAAAACAGAAGAGTTAAGCCAAAAAGCTTTTGATTTAGAGCATACATTGAAAAATTTACAACAAACCCAAGCACAACTAATTCAGAGTGAAAAAATGTCAGCCCTCGGTCAACTCGTAGCGGGAATAGCACACGAAATTAACAATCCAGTTACTTTTATTCATAGCAATCTTCCTCCGACAGAAAATTATCTCAAATCTTTGCTGAATTTGCTGGAACTTTATCAGCAAGAATATCCAAAGAAAAGCTCAGCAATTAAAGCAAGGATTGAGGAAATTGAGTTAGCATTTATCACGGAAGATTTAACTAAGATCCTGCAATCCATGAAAGTCGGAAGCGAACGAATCAAACAAATTATCCTGAGTTTGCGTAATTTTTCTCGCTTAGACGAAGCAGACATGAAATCTGTAGATTTACACGCCGGACTTGAAAGCACTTTACTAATTTTACAAAACCGCTTCCAAGAAAGTGATAATCAACCCAAGGTACAACTGATTAAAGAGTATGGCAACCTTCCTCGTGTCACCTGTTATGCGAGTGAGATGAATCAGGTATTTCTCAGTATTATTAGTAATGCTCTTGATGCTCTCAAACAAGTTAGTAAAACTAATAAACAGCCTTTGATTAAGATTCAGACGGAAGTCATAGAAAAAGAGTGGGTAAGAATTGCGATCGCTGATAACGGCAGTGGGATTCCTACCCAGATCCAAAAACGCATATTCGAGCCATTTTTTACAACTAAACCTGTGGGTAGCGGTACAGGTTTGGGTTTATCTGTCAGCTATGCTATTATCAAAAAACATGGGGGTAAATTAACCTGTAATTCGACCGTCAGCAGCGGGACAACTTTTGTAATTGAGATTCCTATAAATTAA
- a CDS encoding chromophore lyase CpcT/CpeT, producing MSHSTDIVTLARWMAADFSNQAQAFENPPFFAHIRVCMRPLPIEVLDGISLYLEQAYDIELNVPYRVRVLKLVPAGDRIDIENYAIENEEQFYGASRDPQRLQEIKTAQLTLLPGCTFITQWTGKSFKGFVEPGKGCAVVRNGKKTYLDSEFEIDQDKFTSHDRGRDPETDAHVWGAQAGPFEFTRRASFADEVPV from the coding sequence ATGTCTCATTCCACCGATATCGTCACCCTCGCCCGCTGGATGGCCGCCGATTTCAGCAACCAAGCCCAAGCCTTTGAAAACCCGCCATTCTTCGCCCACATCCGCGTCTGCATGAGACCTTTGCCGATCGAAGTTCTGGACGGGATCAGCTTGTATCTAGAACAAGCCTACGATATCGAACTGAATGTACCGTACCGAGTCCGAGTTTTGAAATTAGTCCCGGCGGGCGATCGAATCGACATCGAAAATTATGCCATAGAAAACGAAGAACAATTCTACGGCGCTTCCCGCGACCCGCAACGGCTGCAAGAAATCAAAACAGCACAACTGACACTGCTTCCCGGCTGCACCTTTATTACGCAGTGGACGGGCAAAAGCTTCAAAGGGTTTGTCGAACCAGGAAAAGGCTGCGCGGTGGTCAGAAACGGCAAAAAAACCTATCTAGACAGCGAATTCGAGATAGACCAAGACAAATTTACTAGCCACGATCGCGGACGTGACCCAGAAACCGACGCCCACGTCTGGGGAGCCCAGGCCGGCCCCTTTGAATTCACCCGCCGGGCCAGTTTCGCCGACGAAGTTCCGGTTTAA
- a CDS encoding glycosyltransferase, which translates to MKIALFTETFLPKIDGIVTRLIHTVDHLQRAGEQVMIFSPDYGIKEYKGARVYGVEGLPLPMYPELKMALPSPAVGRQLQQFKPDIIHVVNPAILGLGGIYYGKKLNIPILASYHTHLPKYLHHYGFGVLEPLLWELLKGAHNQAELNLCTSTAMVEELRIHGIDRVDLWQRGVDTEMFVPELASREMRSRLSANNPDSPLLLYVGRLGAEKEIERIKPVLAAIPDARLALVGDGPHRQTLEQYFAGTPTNFVGYLKGQELARAYASADAFIFPSRTETLGLVLLEAMAAGTPVVAARSGGIPDIVTDGVNGYLFDPADEEGALAATQRLFANPEERETLRQNARKEAERWGWAAAAAQLQRYYQSVVFAQSVPTAA; encoded by the coding sequence ATGAAAATTGCTCTTTTCACTGAAACATTTCTGCCGAAAATAGACGGCATTGTGACGCGCCTGATTCACACTGTAGATCACTTGCAGCGCGCGGGCGAACAAGTTATGATATTTTCTCCAGATTACGGGATTAAAGAATACAAAGGCGCGCGAGTTTACGGTGTGGAGGGTTTGCCTTTGCCGATGTACCCGGAACTGAAAATGGCACTGCCTTCTCCGGCTGTCGGTCGCCAATTACAGCAGTTTAAACCGGATATTATTCACGTTGTCAATCCCGCAATTTTGGGATTGGGCGGCATATATTACGGCAAAAAGTTGAACATTCCGATTTTGGCTTCTTACCACACCCATTTGCCGAAATACTTGCACCATTACGGTTTTGGAGTCCTCGAACCTTTATTGTGGGAACTGCTCAAAGGTGCCCACAATCAAGCAGAATTGAATCTCTGCACTTCTACAGCGATGGTGGAGGAACTCAGAATCCACGGCATCGATCGGGTAGATTTGTGGCAGCGGGGCGTAGATACTGAAATGTTTGTCCCGGAATTGGCAAGTCGAGAAATGCGATCGCGCCTTTCTGCAAATAACCCAGACAGTCCCCTGCTGCTGTACGTCGGCCGCCTCGGTGCAGAAAAAGAAATCGAACGCATCAAACCAGTCCTCGCAGCGATTCCCGACGCCCGCCTCGCCTTAGTGGGAGACGGCCCGCATCGGCAAACCCTCGAACAATATTTTGCCGGTACACCCACCAATTTTGTCGGCTACCTCAAGGGGCAAGAACTCGCAAGAGCTTACGCATCGGCGGACGCCTTCATTTTTCCCTCCCGCACCGAAACCCTGGGCTTAGTGCTCCTAGAAGCAATGGCTGCGGGGACGCCTGTAGTGGCGGCGCGCAGCGGCGGAATTCCCGATATCGTCACCGACGGTGTTAACGGATATTTATTTGACCCCGCCGACGAAGAAGGAGCACTCGCCGCCACCCAGCGTCTGTTTGCGAATCCCGAAGAACGGGAAACCCTGCGCCAAAACGCTCGCAAAGAAGCCGAACGCTGGGGTTGGGCCGCCGCTGCAGCACAACTCCAGCGGTACTATCAATCAGTGGTGTTTGCCCAGTCTGTGCCCACAGCGGCCTAA
- a CDS encoding DUF4291 domain-containing protein produces the protein MVTLLTEPYLNQASKWPKTGRHILAQFDEHTVVVYQAYRPAIGIFAAEQGYFGGEFSLNRMSWIKPNFLWMMYRSAWGTKPGQEVILAVWLKRSAWDEILASAVHSNFVPAVYGSEKEWQQAVKNSAVRLQWDPDRHPSGAKLERRAIQLGLRGSVLASYAGEWIVKIEDISQFVQQQRQYNGGDRTQLLTPCETVYPVIDPDIFQRLGLSAP, from the coding sequence GTGGTGACGCTGCTAACAGAACCCTACTTAAACCAGGCAAGTAAATGGCCGAAAACAGGTCGTCACATTCTGGCACAATTTGATGAACATACGGTCGTAGTGTACCAAGCCTACCGTCCGGCGATCGGTATTTTTGCAGCGGAACAAGGTTATTTCGGTGGGGAATTTAGTCTGAATCGCATGAGTTGGATTAAGCCCAATTTTCTATGGATGATGTATCGATCGGCATGGGGAACAAAACCCGGACAAGAAGTAATTCTGGCTGTTTGGCTGAAGCGATCGGCGTGGGACGAAATTTTAGCATCTGCTGTCCATTCTAATTTCGTTCCAGCAGTGTATGGAAGCGAAAAAGAATGGCAACAAGCTGTTAAAAATTCGGCTGTTCGGCTGCAATGGGACCCGGATCGTCACCCAAGTGGAGCAAAACTGGAACGGCGGGCAATTCAACTGGGTTTGCGCGGCAGTGTTTTAGCCAGTTACGCGGGAGAATGGATTGTTAAAATCGAGGATATTTCCCAATTCGTGCAGCAACAGCGTCAATATAACGGAGGCGATCGCACGCAATTACTGACTCCTTGTGAGACAGTGTATCCTGTCATCGACCCCGACATCTTCCAGAGGCTAGGATTATCGGCTCCCTAA